GCGAGAGGGCGAAGCCGCCGCAGACGCCGACTCGTCGGCGTCGCGGCTCCCTCGGCGTCGCTGTTCGCTCGCCGTGGAACGCCACGGTCATCTGATCCAGTTGTATCTCATGATCGAGTTGGGCTACGAACTGCCGGATTTGGACGAGCTGTTGCTGTGGGCGTCACGAAATCCAAATCCACACAGAGATCGGTTACGTGAGCAGGTTGAACGAGGTGAGTTCGGCTTTGATCGCTACTAAACTAGAACGCATGGAACTACGACCACTTGGCGAATCGACCCACGTTCCCGACGACGAGTTTTCCGGAAGGGGGGACGCTGGACGAGCAGAGCGAAAGGAAGGGTTCGGATCGTATCCTGATCGAATGAGATCGATGCGGAGCGAATGTTCCTCGTGCTGTGCGTCGATTCCTGCGTACCGTACCAAGTGTCGGTTCTGCCTCTCAAATCATCTGGATGGGACCAGCGACGATAGTCGCACTCCGAATACAGAGGGGACGCGACTCCACGTCGTCCATCTGCTCGTCGAAACGTCGGCGACGTCGAAGCCGTCGCGTCGGGCCGTTTCAGTCGTCTTCGTCGGCTGTCGTCTCGGTCTCTAGGTCGGCTGAAACGGGGGACAGACCGTGGGCGAGTGCCTCGCCCGACGCCGTCTCAAAGAGGTGGACGTTCCCCCGGTCTATCACGACTTCGACGTCCGTGTCTTCTCGAATCGTCGAGTCGGGGTCAACACTCATCAGCAGCTGGTCATCGGCTCTCGACTGGTCCATCGATGTACGGCGTTCGCCCAACAACATGTACGCGAATATCTCGTCGCCCATCGGTTCGAGAATATCGACACGCGTGGAGATGAGCGAAGAGGGGTCTTCCACTTCGACGCGCGTTCCGCCGGGATAGATATCTTCGGGACGAATCCCGACAGTCACCTCGTCGCCCACGTCCACAGCCTCGACAGACGCCGGATCGAACGCGAGCGAAAAGTACGCCGTCGAAAGCGAGTTTTCTGTGACCGTCGCCTCGGCGAAGTTCATCGACGGCGAGCCGATGAAGCCCGCGACGAACAGGTTCGCCGGCTCGTTGTAACAGACGAGCGGCGGGTCGATCTGCTGGAGTTGTCCGGAGTCGAGGACGGCGATACGGTCCGAAAGCGTCATCGCTTCCTCTTGGTCGTGGGTGACGTAGATGATGGTCGTGTCCAGTTCCTTGTGCAGGCGTTGGAGTTCGGTCCGCATGTGGACCTTGAGCTTCGCGTCGAGGTTCGCCAGCGGCTCGTCCATGAGAAATACATCGGGCTCACGGACGATGGCGCGGGCGATGGCGACGCGCTGTCGCTGCCCGCCGGACATCTCGTCGGGCATGCGTTCGAGCATGCCCTGCAACTGGACGATTTCGGCGGCGCGCTCGACGCGGCGCTCGATTTCCTCCTTGGCGTAGTTGCGGAGGCGAAGCCCGAAAGAGATGTTGTCGTACACGTCCATGTGGGGAAACAGCGCGATGTTCTGGAACACCATCGCCACCCCACGGTCCTTCGGTGGGAGGTTCGTTACCTTGCGGTCGCCGATGTGGATTTCGCCCTCACTCGGCTTCGTAAGTCCAGCGATGCTTTCCATCGTCGTCGACTTCCCACAACCCGACGGGCCGACAAAGCAGATGAATTCGCCGTGGTCGATGTCGAGGTTCATGTCATCTACCGCCGTTACGTCGTCGTAGTGCTTGCTTACGTGTTCGAGTCGTAGTCGTGCCATTGTTATTCTTTAAGTGCTCCTGCGGTTAGTCCGCTGACGATGCGTTCCTGTGCGATGATGACGAGGACGACGACCGGGATGACCCCGACAACACTCGCTGCGGCCATGAGGTTGTACTGCGTCGTGTACTGGGTCTGGTAGCTGAGAATCCCGCCGACGATTGGCGACCACTTGGACGCTTCGGGCGAAGTCGCCATAATCGAGCTGAAAAAGTACTCGTTGTAGACGCTGATGAACGTGAGGACGCCCGCGGTCGCCACGCCGGGTGCTGAAAGCGGCACGATGACGCGGAATAGCGCGCCCAGTCGGGTCGTTCCCTCCACCCGCGCCGCGTCCTCCAACCCGTCGGGAATTTGCCCGTAGAAGGTCGTGAGGATAAATATCGACAGCGGCAGGAACAGCGCGCTGAACGGCATGACCATCGACCCCGGGGTGTTCAGCAGTCGGGGCGGTGTGAATAGCGGGACGCCTATGAAGGGAATCGTTATCGGAGCGTTACCGGCGAACGCCTGAAACAGCGGGATAACGAACGCCGCGGGCGGGAAGTAACTGATGGCGAGGATACCGAGCATCAACAGCGCGCGCCCGGGGAACTCGATTCGTCCGAACACGTAGCCTGCGAGGCTCGCGACGATGAGGACGATAACTGTCGTCGTGGTGGCTAGCACGAAGCTATTCAGCACGTACAGGTGGAACGGGACCTGCTCGAAGACGGTAACGAACGCTGTCGGATTGAATCCCTTCGGAACGGGGAGCGGAAACGTACCGCTGACGCCGAACAGCTCGACAGTTGGGAGGAAACTCCCGGAAAGAAGATTCTCTTGTGGTGTCACCGCGAGGACGAGTAACCAGTAGAACGGGAACACTGTCGTGACCATGAAAAACGCCATCGCGACGTAGAACAACGCTCGGTACACGCGTCGTGGGTTGTGGATCGCATTCCGCGCCCACCGTGCGAGCGGCCCGGTGTCGTCTGACGTATCCTCGGTTTCGCTGGACATTATATCGCGTCCTCCCCCTGCCACAGGATGATTCCCATCACGACGACGCCGATGATGGCCGCTGTCACGAACGCGATGGCGGCCGACGTCCCCTCGTGCGTGTTGAACGTCGAGACGACCATACAGGAGAGCGAGGGGACTACGGTGCAGCTCGAGACAGTATCGATGATACCGTACACGCGCATCGCCTGCACCGAGCGGAATAACACCGCAACCCCGATGGTCGGCAGGATGAGCGGGAGCGTGATGTATCTGAACTGCTGCCACTTGCTCGCACCGGCGACGCGGGCCACGTCGTACAGGCTGCGATTGATGCTCTGGAGTCCGGCAAGGATGAGTAGTGCCATGAACGCGGAGGTCTTCCAGATGTCGGCGACGATAATGATGAACGTCGCGCTGACCGTGTCGTTCAGTGTGTTGGTCGGCGCCACTACCCCGAGGTCGGCGAGCATCGGCGTCGCGAACCCGACGCTCGAGTCGAACATTAAGAAGAACATCATCCCCTGGATGACGATTGGGACGGCCCACGGAATGATAATCGCCGCACGGACCCACCGTCGGCCGTAGAAGTCTTGATCTAAGACGAGCGCTTGCCCCAGTCCGATGAGGGTCTCGAACAATACGCTGGCCACGGCGAAGATGAGGGTGATTACGAGGGCGCTATCGAGGAGACTCGCGGCGTCGAACCCGGTCGGGAGGAACGTCGTCCCGCCGGGGAGGAACCGATTTTTCTCCCCGGTGAACAGCGCGACGTAGTTGTCGAGACCAACGAAACGGACACTAGAGAGGTCGGTCGAGACGGCGTACAGTGACAGCTCGAACGTCCGCAAGAGCGGGTAGATAGCCACGATACCGAGCAGGACGAATACCGGGGTCAACAGCAGGTACGCGTACTGCGTGTCGCTCAGGTTCTCCAGCCACCGCAAGAAGCCGACGACTGGTCCCGCCCGTCGTGACTCACGTGCCGGTTCTGCAGCCGTATCGGCGCTCATACTATCCCTCCGAGAGGTGTGGGACTCATGGTTTGATCTGGTAAGTGTGGAGCTCTCCGCTCGTCAGTTGCTTCTCTCAGTCTCTTCGAGGCTGGACTGGAGCGTTGCCATCGCCTCGGACGAAGCCACCTCTTGTCCGACCGCGCGATTGGCCTGCTCCGCGATCTTGCTCGATTGGTTGTTCCAGACCGACGTAACTGGTCGAGCCATCGTGTTCTCACCGGCGACGCGGAGCGTGTCCATGTAGTCGCCGGCCGGTTCGAGCCCCGCAGCCGTCTCGGAGTTAAACAGGCTCGCCCGCGGAGGTAGCCACCCCTCGATCTCCAGAAGGAACAGCTGGAACTCCTCGCGCATCGACGCTTGGATGACCTGTGTGACAGCGTCGAGCTTCTGGCTGTTCGGGTTGACAGTGATGTGCCAGCCACCGAGTGCGGAGGTGGACCCACCGGTTCCGGGGAACTGCGCCTCGCTTTCAGGGACACCGTAGGGAAGCGGCATCGTCCCGAGGTCGTCACCGAACTCCGACGCTGCTTGGTTAATCGCGTACGGCCAGTTTCGGTGGAACACGGCGTTCCCGTCGACGAACGGTGCGAGCGAACTGTCTTCGATCCACCCGAGGATGTTCGTCGGTGTGAAGCCGCCGCCGTAGTCGCTGAATTGCCCGTCGAAGCTCTCGTCGTGGACGAATTTTCGCATCATATTCAACGAGTTGACTACCGGGTCCGAATCGACGGTGACGGGGCGTTCGCCGACGGGGCCGAAGAGGTTCTCCCGGCCACCGAAGTAGGCACCGCCCCACGAAGACAGCACCTCGTTGAAGGTACAACAGGCGGTGCCGACGTAGATATCCCACTGGGTGGTAAAGCCGTAATCGACGCCCGAGACCTCCTGTGCCTCGGCGGCGATGTTCGACCACCGCTTCCACGTCATCGGTTCGGTGGCCCAGTTCTCCTCAGTCGGATTGTAACCCGCCTCTTCGACGAGGTCTTTCCGGTACAACATCGTCGGGTAGTCGGGGTACAGCGGAACACCGAACAGGTCCCCGCTGGCGGGGTCGATGGCCGTCTCGGTGAATCCGCCGAAGTACTCGTTTTCGATGGTTGAAAGCGCGCTCTCGGGGAGGACCTCCGAGAGGTTAGCGAGCTGTCCCCGCTGGATGAAGATGTTCACCCAGCCGTTGTCCATCATGAACATATCCGGCGTCGTCTCTTGAGAGCTCAAGAGCCGGTTGTACGTCGCCCGACGCTTCCCGCTGTCCGGCTGGCCCGGCTGAAACTCGACGCGGATGTCGTCCGACAGCCCTCCTTTCTCGTGTAGCGCCGTGCGGAGCTGGTCCGCGTGGTCCTGTGCGACAGTCGCGTCAAAGCCCCAGACGACGGTTGTTCCGCCGCTTTCGGACTCACCGACCTGTGCACCGGTGTCGGAGCCGTTGCCAAACATACTCGCACAGCCGGAGAGGCCCGCTGTGGCCCCCGTCGCACCAGCAGCGGTGATAAACCGCCGTCGTGAGACGCTCTTCGTCGTCTTGCTCGTCTCTGGGTTCGTTGTCATCGTCCGAATTGTTCATCAAAATAGGGCCACTTATACTTTAGGGATTAGCTTTGTGATATCACAAGAACTTTATCTGAACTCTGTGGCCAGTAGGTGTATGGGACTCCGACGGTCACTCGACGATTACAAGCAGAACGAAGACGCGACCGACGTATTTCCGGGCGAACGGCGCACGCGGCGAGGCAGATTCAGCGGGTCGGACCAACGCCTCGTTCACGTTTCACCAGCCGGGTCGCTCCGAGACTACTCGTACCCACTTTCGGGATTCGGCGGCATCGTGTCCTCACGCTTCGGCGTCCGTGTCGGCGACGCCGTCGAGTGGTTCGATGCGCTCGACACAGGGAGCCAGACGTACCGAGCGGGTCGCTCGCTCGTCGAGACGACGCACCGTCTCGACGGATTCGACGTGGTACAACGCGACGTTACTGACGGCCTCGCCCACACGACGGCGTTTGAGCTTGGCGACGGTGCACCCGAAGATATCGAACTGGCCGGGTTCGTCGAGATCAGCCCGGAGGGGCGAGATGGGCGCGTTGGGCAGCTCGTCCACGACGACGCCGTCGAGGTGTATCACAACCGAGAGCACGACTATCTCGGCACCTCGACTGAGTTCGTGGAGTGTACGCCCCAAGTACTCGAGCGGTTCGACGAGATACTCGCCGCGGAATCGCGGTCGTTTCCGGAGTTCGGTGCGTCCGAAGAGTACGAGGAGAGTCGCCTCACCGGCGGTGTTGGAGTCCGCGTCGCTTTCGAGGATGGTGAGGCCAGTCTCGTCACCCTGCTGTCGGACATCGAAACGCAGTCGCGCTCGGATGCGCTCTCTGCGGTCGCGACCCGGACGCGACGACCCAACAGCGATTCAGCCTCGCTCCTCGCGACGGCCCGGCAGGCCGGACAGTACCCCACGGTCACGGATCGGCTCGTCGCGACTGACCTTTCGGTCCTTGAGTTACTCTCCGCACCGACTGGGGCCCGAATTGCGGGGCCGGATTTCGACCCGTTCTACCAGTACTCCGGCGGCTATGGTTACACGTGGTT
This genomic stretch from Haloferax volcanii DS2 harbors:
- a CDS encoding ABC transporter ATP-binding protein, with amino-acid sequence MARLRLEHVSKHYDDVTAVDDMNLDIDHGEFICFVGPSGCGKSTTMESIAGLTKPSEGEIHIGDRKVTNLPPKDRGVAMVFQNIALFPHMDVYDNISFGLRLRNYAKEEIERRVERAAEIVQLQGMLERMPDEMSGGQRQRVAIARAIVREPDVFLMDEPLANLDAKLKVHMRTELQRLHKELDTTIIYVTHDQEEAMTLSDRIAVLDSGQLQQIDPPLVCYNEPANLFVAGFIGSPSMNFAEATVTENSLSTAYFSLAFDPASVEAVDVGDEVTVGIRPEDIYPGGTRVEVEDPSSLISTRVDILEPMGDEIFAYMLLGERRTSMDQSRADDQLLMSVDPDSTIREDTDVEVVIDRGNVHLFETASGEALAHGLSPVSADLETETTADEDD
- a CDS encoding carbohydrate ABC transporter permease — encoded protein: MSSETEDTSDDTGPLARWARNAIHNPRRVYRALFYVAMAFFMVTTVFPFYWLLVLAVTPQENLLSGSFLPTVELFGVSGTFPLPVPKGFNPTAFVTVFEQVPFHLYVLNSFVLATTTTVIVLIVASLAGYVFGRIEFPGRALLMLGILAISYFPPAAFVIPLFQAFAGNAPITIPFIGVPLFTPPRLLNTPGSMVMPFSALFLPLSIFILTTFYGQIPDGLEDAARVEGTTRLGALFRVIVPLSAPGVATAGVLTFISVYNEYFFSSIMATSPEASKWSPIVGGILSYQTQYTTQYNLMAAASVVGVIPVVVLVIIAQERIVSGLTAGALKE
- a CDS encoding carbohydrate ABC transporter permease: MSADTAAEPARESRRAGPVVGFLRWLENLSDTQYAYLLLTPVFVLLGIVAIYPLLRTFELSLYAVSTDLSSVRFVGLDNYVALFTGEKNRFLPGGTTFLPTGFDAASLLDSALVITLIFAVASVLFETLIGLGQALVLDQDFYGRRWVRAAIIIPWAVPIVIQGMMFFLMFDSSVGFATPMLADLGVVAPTNTLNDTVSATFIIIVADIWKTSAFMALLILAGLQSINRSLYDVARVAGASKWQQFRYITLPLILPTIGVAVLFRSVQAMRVYGIIDTVSSCTVVPSLSCMVVSTFNTHEGTSAAIAFVTAAIIGVVVMGIILWQGEDAI
- a CDS encoding extracellular solute-binding protein, with product MTTNPETSKTTKSVSRRRFITAAGATGATAGLSGCASMFGNGSDTGAQVGESESGGTTVVWGFDATVAQDHADQLRTALHEKGGLSDDIRVEFQPGQPDSGKRRATYNRLLSSQETTPDMFMMDNGWVNIFIQRGQLANLSEVLPESALSTIENEYFGGFTETAIDPASGDLFGVPLYPDYPTMLYRKDLVEEAGYNPTEENWATEPMTWKRWSNIAAEAQEVSGVDYGFTTQWDIYVGTACCTFNEVLSSWGGAYFGGRENLFGPVGERPVTVDSDPVVNSLNMMRKFVHDESFDGQFSDYGGGFTPTNILGWIEDSSLAPFVDGNAVFHRNWPYAINQAASEFGDDLGTMPLPYGVPESEAQFPGTGGSTSALGGWHITVNPNSQKLDAVTQVIQASMREEFQLFLLEIEGWLPPRASLFNSETAAGLEPAGDYMDTLRVAGENTMARPVTSVWNNQSSKIAEQANRAVGQEVASSEAMATLQSSLEETERSN